One genomic region from Osmerus eperlanus chromosome 6, fOsmEpe2.1, whole genome shotgun sequence encodes:
- the LOC134022274 gene encoding coiled-coil domain-containing protein 177, producing the protein MEVRSPFPMLILDLNNFDKIEADGSRYVLTSPRSLESCARVGVKPVELLIQSLNEFIEEHQDIPFETVSILYEAYEKKHRKLLRLCREDRERMIKLAEDRSGKKLSALQTVLELDSESSDAKSRKDCGGEDDMKPGADPCVDEGFRKKSVSRCRSFITTDTRQPIRLRTDDHNNTVSIMSLGDLRHSPATERQLERLTQYIKKEMHVTVPEKDRKIAALMLVKHQDEQARRKLSHQEEREREEARRQEELHRARVERRRRKELERSTQRWRDEQEARRRLRERRVEELSSQREQEVLLQEDRWRRLTEEQEAQQRERTEAARTRSAGRKRYQEHLLQGKEREEQLLREGEWRLAREKEQRATRNKLCRETGERTKLQRENRSSLSHHLLLKKKAEEDAEAEGARARSALEQKLRRSGEKHSRVTEARLQELRERAAREEQQAQRSQRRAQQQSQQQLTHKQVLARLSQQRMEQATQHAHAQRCRRAQQAGQDNRERQRSHRRLRDGVRREEEAEMARRQAHVAMKEHRREQLQERRERRQEEARKVVQASFHMRERVREQTHRRTFDQMALQAQLTASLGRIKL; encoded by the coding sequence ATGGAGGTTAGATCGCCCTTTCCAATGCTGATCTTAGATTTAAACAACTTCGATAAAATTGAAGCTGATGGAAGCAGATATGTTTTAACCAGTCCTCGATCACTAGAATCATGTGCACGAGTAGGTGTCAAACCAGTTGAACTTTTGATACAATCGCTTAATGAGTTTATTGAAGAGCACCAGGACATTCCCTTCGAGACAGTGTCTATCCTGTATGAAGCATACGAAAAGAAGCACAGAAAGCTTTTGCGATTGTGTCGCGAGGATAGGGAAAGGATGATTAAACTGGCAGAGGATAGGTCTGGAAAGAAACTGTCAGCCTTGCAAACAGTTCTGGAGCTAGACAGTGAGAGCTCTGATGCCAAGTCTAGGAAAGATTGTGGTGGTGAAGACGATATGAAACCGGGAGCGGATCCATGTGTGGATGAGGGCTTTAGAAAAAAATCTGTTAGCCGGTGCAGGTCCTTCATTACCACTGACACCCGACAACCAATCAGGTTGAGAACAGATGACCACAATAACACAGTGTCTATCATGAGTTTGGGTGACCTCAGGCATTCACCAGCCACTGAGAGGCAGCTAGAGAGACTAACCCAGTACATCAAAAAGGAGATGCATGTCACAGTGCCAGAGAAAGACCGCAAGATAGCAGCTCTGATGCTTGTGAAACACCAAGATGAGCAGGCCCGCCGGAAGCTCAGCCACCaggaggagcgggagagagaggaggcccgCAGGCAGGAGGAGCTCCACCGGGCTCGtgtcgagaggaggaggaggaaggagctggagcGCAGCACGCAGCGGTGGCGCGACGAGCAGGAGGCTCGCAGGAGGCTGAGGGAGCGTCGGGTGGAGGAGTTATCCAGCCAGCGGGAGCAGGAGGTGCTGCTGCAGGAAGACCGCTGGAGGAGGCTGACCGAGGAACAGGAGGcccagcagagggagaggacagaggcgGCGCGGACACGTTCGGCGGGGCGCAAACGCTACCAGGAGCATCTGCTCCAAGGAAAGGAGCGAGAGGAGCAgctgctgagggagggggaatgGCGGCTGGCGAgggagaaggagcagagggCCACGAGGAACAAGCTGTGCCgggagacgggagagaggaCCAAGCTCCAACGGGAGAACCGCAGTTCTCTGTCGCACCACCTCCTCCTGAAGAAGAAGGCAGAGGAGGACGCGGAGGCCGAGGGCGCCCGGGCGAGGAGCGCTCTGGAGCAGAAGCTGAGACGCTCCGGGGAGAAGCACTCGCGTGTGACGGAGGCGCGGCTGCAGGAGCTGCGGGAGCGCGCCGCCCGAGAGGAGCAGCAGGCCCAGAGGAGCCAGCGCAGGGCCCAGCAGCAGAGCCAGCAGCAGCTCACGCACAAGCAGGTGCTGGCCCGGCTGAGCCAGCAGCGCATGGAGCAGGCCACCCAGCACGCCCACGCTCAGCGCTGCCGCCGAGCCCAGCAGGCCGGCCAGGACAACCGGGAGAGGCAGCGGAGCCACCGAAGGCTCCGAGACGGGGttcgcagggaggaggaggccgagATGGCTCGACGGCAGGCACACGTCGCCATGAAGGAGCACCGGAGGGAGCAGTTGCAGGAGCGGAGGgagaggcggcaggaggaggccCGCAAGGTGGTGCAAGCCTCCTTCCACATGAGGGAGCGGGTGAGAGAGCAGACGCACAGGCGCACCTTCGACCAGATGGCCCTGCAGGCCCAGCTCACAGCCTCCCTGGGGCGCATCAAACTGTGA
- the LOC134022283 gene encoding catechol O-methyltransferase domain-containing protein 1-like isoform X2, which produces MDGLIKMLLGLGLVFLLTGASAFPGKSHSGGKDDPVLQYVVNNSLRENPVLTKLRQKTLEDPWSIMMVASEQAQLMANLLKLINANKTIEIGMYTGYNALSMALVLPENGRVVACEIDDLYVDIAKPFFKEARVEDKIDVRLQTAIKTLDELLKAGEAGTYDFVFIDADKSNYNRYYEKSLELLRVGGIIAIDNVLWSGKVVDPAPDDLVSKTLDALNKKLHKDERIDLSMLTVGDGLTLAIKR; this is translated from the exons ATGGATGGACTCATTAAGATGTTACTTGGTTTAGGTCTTGTATTTTTACTTACAG GTGCATCTGCGTTTCCTGGTAAGAGCCACAGTGGAGGTAAAGATGACCCTGTGCTTCAGTATGTTGTGAACAACTCACTGAGGGAGAATCCTGTCCTCACTAAACTCAGACAG AAAACCCTTGAGGACCCATGGAGCATTATGATGGTTGCTAGTGAACAGGCCCAACTGATGGCAAATCTGCTTAAATTAATAAATGCCAACAAAACTATAGAAATTG GAATGTACACAGGGTACAATGCGCTGAGCATGGCACTGGTGCTTCCTGAGAATGGCCGTGTAGTGGCTTGTGAAATAGATGACTTATATGTGGACATCGCCAAGCCTTTCTTTAAAGAG GCTAGAGTTGAAGATAAGATTGATGTTCGTCTTCAAACTGCTATAAAAACGCTGG ATGAGCTGTTGAAAGCTGGAGAGGCTGGCACATATGATTTTGTATTCATCGACGCTGATAAAAGTAACTATAACAGATACTATGAGAAGTCTCTGGAGCTCCTGAGGGTAGGAGGAATCATTGCCATTGATAAT GTGCTGTGGAGTGGTAAGGTGGTGGACCCTGCCCCCGATGACCTGGTCTCCAAAACCCTGGACGCCCTCAATAAGAAACTGCACAAGGATGAGAGAATTGATCTGAGCATGCTCACCGTGGGAGACGGACTGACCCTGGCCATCAAGCGCTAA
- the LOC134022283 gene encoding catechol O-methyltransferase domain-containing protein 1-like isoform X1 yields the protein MDGLIKMLLGLGLVFLLTAGASAFPGKSHSGGKDDPVLQYVVNNSLRENPVLTKLRQKTLEDPWSIMMVASEQAQLMANLLKLINANKTIEIGMYTGYNALSMALVLPENGRVVACEIDDLYVDIAKPFFKEARVEDKIDVRLQTAIKTLDELLKAGEAGTYDFVFIDADKSNYNRYYEKSLELLRVGGIIAIDNVLWSGKVVDPAPDDLVSKTLDALNKKLHKDERIDLSMLTVGDGLTLAIKR from the exons ATGGATGGACTCATTAAGATGTTACTTGGTTTAGGTCTTGTATTTTTACTTACAG CAGGTGCATCTGCGTTTCCTGGTAAGAGCCACAGTGGAGGTAAAGATGACCCTGTGCTTCAGTATGTTGTGAACAACTCACTGAGGGAGAATCCTGTCCTCACTAAACTCAGACAG AAAACCCTTGAGGACCCATGGAGCATTATGATGGTTGCTAGTGAACAGGCCCAACTGATGGCAAATCTGCTTAAATTAATAAATGCCAACAAAACTATAGAAATTG GAATGTACACAGGGTACAATGCGCTGAGCATGGCACTGGTGCTTCCTGAGAATGGCCGTGTAGTGGCTTGTGAAATAGATGACTTATATGTGGACATCGCCAAGCCTTTCTTTAAAGAG GCTAGAGTTGAAGATAAGATTGATGTTCGTCTTCAAACTGCTATAAAAACGCTGG ATGAGCTGTTGAAAGCTGGAGAGGCTGGCACATATGATTTTGTATTCATCGACGCTGATAAAAGTAACTATAACAGATACTATGAGAAGTCTCTGGAGCTCCTGAGGGTAGGAGGAATCATTGCCATTGATAAT GTGCTGTGGAGTGGTAAGGTGGTGGACCCTGCCCCCGATGACCTGGTCTCCAAAACCCTGGACGCCCTCAATAAGAAACTGCACAAGGATGAGAGAATTGATCTGAGCATGCTCACCGTGGGAGACGGACTGACCCTGGCCATCAAGCGCTAA
- the cnrip1b gene encoding CB1 cannabinoid receptor-interacting protein 1b: protein MGDVPQMIKIGISMKMQPNNSAVFFKSDGARFGQTRTIKLLTGSKYKIEVVVKPGAATASTMSVGGITFPLEQQSKDPQSVVYSGMYDTEGVTHTKSGERQPVQINMQFTDIGLFETVWQVKYYNYNKRDHCQWGNSFNCIEYECKPNETRTLMWVNKELFV from the exons ATGGGCGACGTTCCACAAATGATTAAAATCGGGATTTCGATGAAGATGCAACCAAATAATAgtgcagtttttttcaaatcagACGGCGCGAGGTTTGGGCAAACCAGGACGATAAAACTATTAACGGGATCAAAATACAAGATTGAAGTGGTTGTCAAACCCGGAGCGGCAACCGCGTC TACCATGAGTGTGGGCGGGATAACCTTTCCCCTGGAGCAACAGTCTAAAGACCCACAATCAGTGGTGTACAGTGGGATGTACGACACTGAGGGAGTTACTCACACcaagagtggagagagacaacCTGTCCAAATCAACATGCAG TTCACAGACATAGGCCTTTTTGAGACCGTATGGCAAGTCAAGTATTATAACTATAACAAGAGAGACCACTGCCAGTGGGGCAACAGCTTCAACTGCATTGAGTATGAGTGCAAGCCCAATGAGACACGCACCCTCATGTGGGTCAACAAGGAACTGTTTGTGTAA